aaagGGAGGATATGTTATGAATTTTATAATGTAGTGTataaaattgacttttaaataaccatactttatcgaatttaatattttttttacatatattaattttattttgggtgtttttttatattttataatagagtttaaaactatatgtattcaaattttgattatattaaaatgaacctgcaatactatttttcttcataatgtgttagataaattttttttgctagattattagaaacaaaaaaactatcaaAGGAGTAAAGtttagattttaacataagaggggatgataatgtaattcaagcttctctcaaaGGAGGGGagttaaatgttttttaatatgttttgaataagtgatgatgaaaatatatattttaacataagatgaGAGAGGGAGAATATAATTCAAGTTTCTCTTAAAGGAGAtgaatgaaatgttttttaatatgttttgaataagaggagATAAAAATACGTATTTAAACCtaagatgagagagaaaaataattcaatcttctttaaaagaatgaaagtgtaatttactcattttttaatGCTGAAACATACGCACCATAGTTTTGCggtaaaaataaactaatcttCATGTTAGTGAAAGTAATAGCGGCTGGTATTGTTGAGCTTTGCACATTATATAATCATCACAAGGAGAAGTGCTGGTATGTGTCACTACAACATACACCATATATTCCATTTACAAGGACTATCAATAtttgaagagttttttttttttttttttttttacaagattaaTATTTGAAGTTTATCAGCCTTGTTGTTGTTCCTCACAAGTCATAAGCTCTAAAATGGGTGCTTTGTTGTGGAAGCtaaatcttctttttcttgctGGCATTCTCTTCTCTCTTAAACATTGTGCATCTCATAGAGGTAATAGTAATATTATTTTACAAGAAATGCTAACGGTTGTTTTTTGATACTCTTTAAAGATCTTAaattgtaattttcttttatctcaattttGGTCGGTAACTAATTGAAGGTGGATTAGATGGTCATTACAAAGGGAACCACTTTGAGTAGCTTGTTTAATTAGAAGAAAGCAATTAGAATGGTTACATATAGTTGATTGCTCATCCAACCTCCTAAAATGGAGCATGTTAGGAAGCAAGCTTCcattattatatgaaaatagccgttaaaaaaatatattatatgaaaatatcACCATtaggaaaagcaaaattaggTAGGGAAATTCgtgatggaaaaaataaaatctctcaCAAATTCTTTAGTCACAAAACTTAGTGATGAAATTTgagagggatttcatgttttccctcactaaattttcttcactaatttttgtttttttagtagtgtataCTAGTAgtatattttagggttaattaaataaataatttctgCAATTAtccataattttgttttctttgcctacaaaaaaaatcacacttctagtctttgtaaaaaattttgtcagtatttttaatctttgtaaaattttccatcaacatttttatttttatcaaaattttccGTTTGCATTGTTGGTTCCTAAAAATgctaaaggaaaatgttacaagaacaacaaagtgtaattttttttttgtaggaattAAAAAcgaaattctaaatatttatagagGTCGTTTAcataggctttgtttgcgagtttggagagGAGGGGAAGGAAAAGATTTGGGGGACTGAATTATAGAGGAAAATTGTGAAACCTTTCACAAATTTTGAAATAGTATTTTTTGAGAGAGTGATAAATTgatgcttatgattaatatatttttaattttaagaatattataagaacatatattaaatttaaagaattcatataaaccctctcaaacccccaaaactctcatccaatataattttttagttctatcaaatgaggagggttttatatattgaagaaaaataagcccCCAAAGCCCTTCCTCCCAAtatcctctatttcttccacttacttattcttttttttttcaaagccTTCTCTCCATTCTcctccaaactcacaaacaaagccttaattAACACCATATTTTAGCACATTGGATCATTTAGTGGATGAACAGATCACCTTATTATATGCAGAAGGGGCCAAAGCATAAGATGTTTAAACACTTATTGTAGACCtcaaaaaagtataattttctAAGATTTTTAGGCCTCAAAACAGAATTTATTAATGGGTTTTAGAcctcaaaacatatattttttccgttttttaaagttttaactGTTAGGATTTTGCAAATTATTTTACTGTTGTTGAAATGTTAAAACTTTGTACGATAGATGTGTAGCTCAACTGGTCTAGTACCTGTCTCTCCTTGAATGGGTTGCAAGgtcgtatttttttttccatgagTGGTGCAACGTACAATTAATGTCTCCCCTAATAAAAAAgatttcattttaatatttgcTTTCACTCTTAAAATATGTAGAACTTACCATGATAATATCAGCATGTGAAGCTGATGTATATTTTCTCAAAGTAATTTACTATTCCCCACCAAAATAAAGAGGTTTATTTCAAAAAGCTTAGTGGCGGAAGAGAGATATTGCAAGTTTGAACCCTAACCCACGTAGTAAATATCCCTTCCATATTTTACTATATGAACTACGAGACAAACAAACCAACCCTATTTTAATCAACCTATAGAAAATTACCtaaggttttattttatttaccaatAAGTAAATGTTGCTAGCAATTGGAAAAGGtgtaaaactaataaaaaaaatcatgattataTACAGATACAGGTAGAAAATACAGTTTTATGCAAGATGCAACTTCAGCACCAATCATATCCTACTATGATTACATCATAGTTGGTGGTGGCACCGCAGGGTGTCCTTTGGCTGCAACACTGTCCCAAAATCATAGGGTTTTGGTGCTTGAACGTGGTGGATCACCTTATGGGAATCCAAACATAACCAATTTAAGTGCCTATGGTGTTCCACTCTCTGATACATCTCCTTCTTCTCCTGCTCAACGATTCATTTCTGAAGATGGTGTTATTAATTCAAGAGCTCGTGTTCTAGGTGGTGGAAGTTGTTTGAATGCTGGCTTCTACACTCGTGCAAGCCCTCGCTATGTAAGgtaacacaaaaataaactaTTCTTTCAAGTAAGTCTACTATGGTCACAACTCCAAATCTAAAAGATTTAGACACACTcacataaaatgaaaaaattaaaacaaaaataatttaatcatatcaattaatattattgaattttactCTCTTTTAGTTTATccactataaaaaaaacttaggaTTTCAACCTTGTAAGATTATTTGGTTTTAGACCGGCATGAcctcaaatttcaaaatttaatgtaCTTCCGTCCTCTGCCATTTAAGCAAAATTTGGTTTATTGCATGTCATATCGTCTATTTTATACAATCAAAAGTCACGAATGTTCAAAACTAAAGattaatcttcaaattacaaggttgAAATCCAAAGTATTTTTTATAGGGGGTGAACCAAAACTCGATCAAATGGCAAAGGATAATTGTGGGGTGATATGGACACTAACTTTCTAACACTTTCACTAACACCACTCACTTTCTTATTGACTGAAATTCACATGGATACCATAACACACTTTAGAAGTTGGTCATGCATAAAATGGTGAGCTCTACATAAATATACTCAATAGAATAGCGAGTGTTAGATAAAATGCTAGATAGAAAGTGtttttaacatttctctttataTTTACCCTATTGAAGAGAGCGCATAATAATAGTTTAtgacatacatacatatatataatgtgtttatttaatcaattatatttttgtgtgCATTGGTTAATGTTGTTAGGGAGGCTGGTTGGGATGGAAAGTTAGTGAATGAATCATATAAATGGGTGGAGAGAGTGGTGGCTTTTCGGCCCTCTATGCGTCAATGGCAATCAGCAGTTAGAGATGGATTATTGGAAGTAGGTGTGTTGCCTTACAATGGCTTTACTTATGATCACATTCATGGGACTAAGGTTGGAGGTACAATCTTTGACCATAATGGTCATAGACACACTGCTGCTGATCTTTTGGAATATGCTAACACCAACACAATCACTCTTCTTTTGCATGCCACCGTTCATAGGATCTTGTTTACAACACATAAAGGTTTTCATCTTATAATTCTTCTTCTgttcttcatatatatatatatatatatataaatcatttcaTGGATCCAAAAAAATAAGCAATGTGCATTCTTTTACTAGTAAATGAATATTCCATTCTTCCATATTATAAGAGTCCAGaaatttagtttttcaaatttgcaaaataGTAAGTTAGTCtcttaaaataaagaaagtcAATAATTTAGTTCCTTCACCAAGATATCTCTTAAATTTGCTaaattttaacaatgattaaatTGACTAACGGTTCATTTTAAGAGACTAAATTGCAATTTCTCGAATTCGAATGACTAAATATGAGTACTAAAATGTTAATTTCCTCACTCTTTTCCCATTTATTTTGGTGACTTGGTCcatgtaataattattttgtgaaTGCATGGTGTATGATATTAAACAGAAAGATCAAATTCAAGGCCTGTTGCACATGGAGTTCTATACAAGGATGCACGAGGGACAGAACACAGGGCATACTTGAATCATGGGACTAAGAATGAGATCATAGTATCAGCTGGTGCACTAGGTAGCCCACAACTTCTGATGTTGAGTGGAATTGGAGCAGGACATCACCTTAGGGAACACAACATCAGTGTAGTGTTAGATCAACCTTTGGTAGGACAAGGAATGTCAGATAATCCAATGAACGCTGTTTATGTCCCGTCTCCTTCCCCCGTAGAGGTCTCCCTCATTTCAGTTGTTGGCATTACCAACTTCGGCAGCTACATTGAAGCCGTGAGCGGTGCAGCCTTCACCAGTAATGGAAGCGAGTTCACAATGTTTACTCCCAAGGTACATTTAACAATTTGTGTTCCATCTAAATCAATTCTTACAAACTAGTGCGATATGTCTTCGACTTATTAATACTTTTTCAAGACATGGTACATTTTCTTTTAGGAAGACATACTACATTTACTGCAAAGCTTTCAAAACAACATGCAATTGCACTTGCTAAGTTACACCCAACTCAATTTATTATGTAAAAGTTAAAATCCAAACCAAATAAACATCAATATGGCCTAGCTAACAAATAACAATATTACACTATTTTTGGGACCGACTCTCCTGCAATTAAGAAATCAACGTATTCATACAGCCGGACATTGGTAGCCGTTTGATCAAAATTGAACGGTCCATATTCAAgcacgatattttgatttataaaatagaaataaaatttgtattttgttgGAGCATCTGATCAAAATCATCATACAACTACCAACGTCACGAATACATGAATACAAGATCGTATCATATACCAGAATCTACATTCCTATTTTTATAAGTATAATGTTtgatgaaacaaaattatttttaatttactcACAAATATTACAAATGCAGATTGGTCAATTCTCAAAGTTGCCACCAAAGCAAATGATTCTACAAGCCATAGCAAAAGCAATAGGGAGGATAGAAAGCCTAGACCAAGAAGCTTTAAGGGGTGGATTCATTCTGGAGAAAGTAATAGGTCCAATTTCAACAGGTCATTTGGAGCTCCGAAACACTGATCCAAATGATAACCCTTTGGTAACATTTAACTACTTCCAGGACCCAAGAGACTTGGAACGATGCATACAAGGCATGGGCACAATTGAGAAAATAATAGATTCAAATGCTTTTGCTCCATTTAGATACAATAACATATCATTTTCTATGTTACTTAACATGATTGCAAATGCACAAGTAAATTTATTGCCTAAGCACACAAATACTTCAATGTCTTTGGAACAATTTTGTAGAGACACTGTGATGACAATATGGCATTATCATGGTGGTTGTCAAGTTGGTAGGgttgttgataatgattatAAGGTTCTTGGTGTCGATGCATTGCGCGTAAT
Above is a genomic segment from Medicago truncatula cultivar Jemalong A17 chromosome 5, MtrunA17r5.0-ANR, whole genome shotgun sequence containing:
- the LOC11437245 gene encoding protein HOTHEAD isoform X1, with the translated sequence MGALLWKLNLLFLAGILFSLKHCASHRDTGRKYSFMQDATSAPIISYYDYIIVGGGTAGCPLAATLSQNHRVLVLERGGSPYGNPNITNLSAYGVPLSDTSPSSPAQRFISEDGVINSRARVLGGGSCLNAGFYTRASPRYVREAGWDGKLVNESYKWVERVVAFRPSMRQWQSAVRDGLLEVGVLPYNGFTYDHIHGTKVGGTIFDHNGHRHTAADLLEYANTNTITLLLHATVHRILFTTHKERSNSRPVAHGVLYKDARGTEHRAYLNHGTKNEIIVSAGALGSPQLLMLSGIGAGHHLREHNISVVLDQPLVGQGMSDNPMNAVYVPSPSPVEVSLISVVGITNFGSYIEAVSGAAFTSNGSEFTMFTPKIGQFSKLPPKQMILQAIAKAIGRIESLDQEALRGGFILEKVIGPISTGHLELRNTDPNDNPLVTFNYFQDPRDLERCIQGMGTIEKIIDSNAFAPFRYNNISFSMLLNMIANAQVNLLPKHTNTSMSLEQFCRDTVMTIWHYHGGCQVGRVVDNDYKVLGVDALRVIDGSTFNYSPGTNPQATLMMLGRYMGVRILRERLAADETN
- the LOC11437245 gene encoding protein HOTHEAD isoform X2 — translated: MGALLWKLNLLFLAGILFSLKHCASHRGCPLAATLSQNHRVLVLERGGSPYGNPNITNLSAYGVPLSDTSPSSPAQRFISEDGVINSRARVLGGGSCLNAGFYTRASPRYVREAGWDGKLVNESYKWVERVVAFRPSMRQWQSAVRDGLLEVGVLPYNGFTYDHIHGTKVGGTIFDHNGHRHTAADLLEYANTNTITLLLHATVHRILFTTHKERSNSRPVAHGVLYKDARGTEHRAYLNHGTKNEIIVSAGALGSPQLLMLSGIGAGHHLREHNISVVLDQPLVGQGMSDNPMNAVYVPSPSPVEVSLISVVGITNFGSYIEAVSGAAFTSNGSEFTMFTPKIGQFSKLPPKQMILQAIAKAIGRIESLDQEALRGGFILEKVIGPISTGHLELRNTDPNDNPLVTFNYFQDPRDLERCIQGMGTIEKIIDSNAFAPFRYNNISFSMLLNMIANAQVNLLPKHTNTSMSLEQFCRDTVMTIWHYHGGCQVGRVVDNDYKVLGVDALRVIDGSTFNYSPGTNPQATLMMLGRYMGVRILRERLAADETN